One segment of Streptomyces sp. NBC_01463 DNA contains the following:
- a CDS encoding HNH endonuclease, translating into MSEVYDPARLALAVEAASNWTDLMRRLGLKESGGRHRTLKAKVTELGLDTTHFKQRSPWRKYPDAAIAAAATSSSSLREVVLKLGATPATGTLSHIARRIAAAGIDVSHFPGMNRPQLDLLFSAEELQAAADSSQSVRGVARALGVPDDGRSRAAVAAMLRRRSINTCHFRNARVYIPEEGLSTAVRKAFSYVEVVQALGLEVTDSNHRRVRRKILQMELDTSHFKRRSWASVQVPKQKQIAPTALVIMPQGSTRANRTRLHRALQELGVTYRCTSCGNTGEWLGRSITLQIDHVNGNWLDNRAENLRYLCPNCHALTETWCRKKTAVSESASGDLSAPKTIPPATMDPSMRP; encoded by the coding sequence AGCCGCAAGCAACTGGACCGATCTCATGCGCCGACTGGGCCTGAAGGAGAGCGGCGGAAGGCACCGCACACTCAAGGCGAAGGTCACGGAACTCGGACTCGACACAACTCACTTCAAGCAGCGCAGTCCGTGGCGCAAATACCCTGATGCGGCCATCGCCGCCGCAGCGACGTCGTCATCATCCCTGCGCGAGGTCGTCCTCAAACTGGGCGCCACTCCGGCCACGGGCACCCTGTCTCACATAGCCCGTCGCATCGCGGCTGCGGGGATCGACGTCAGCCACTTCCCTGGAATGAATCGCCCCCAGTTGGACCTCCTGTTCAGTGCCGAGGAACTGCAGGCTGCCGCCGACTCCAGCCAGTCCGTCCGCGGGGTGGCGCGAGCTCTTGGCGTCCCGGATGACGGCCGATCACGCGCCGCAGTGGCTGCAATGCTTCGCAGGAGGAGCATCAACACCTGCCACTTCCGCAACGCCCGCGTCTACATCCCAGAGGAAGGCCTGAGTACTGCAGTACGGAAGGCTTTCAGTTACGTCGAGGTCGTTCAGGCGCTCGGCCTTGAGGTGACCGATTCCAACCACCGGCGGGTACGACGCAAGATCCTGCAGATGGAACTGGATACAAGCCACTTCAAACGCCGCTCGTGGGCATCTGTACAAGTTCCGAAGCAGAAGCAGATTGCACCAACAGCACTCGTGATCATGCCGCAGGGATCGACTCGAGCGAACCGAACACGCCTTCACCGGGCGCTCCAGGAGCTCGGCGTAACGTACCGCTGCACGTCCTGTGGCAACACTGGCGAGTGGCTGGGTCGATCGATCACGCTCCAGATCGACCACGTCAACGGCAACTGGCTGGACAACCGGGCCGAGAACCTGCGCTATTTGTGCCCGAATTGCCACGCACTCACAGAGACCTGGTGCCGGAAGAAGACAGCCGTTTCGGAGTCCGCGAGCGGTGACCTGTCTGCCCCGAAGACCATCCCGCCCGCTACGATGGACCCAAGTATGCGGCCGTAG